Proteins encoded together in one Anticarsia gemmatalis isolate Benzon Research Colony breed Stoneville strain chromosome 1, ilAntGemm2 primary, whole genome shotgun sequence window:
- the LOC142975075 gene encoding cytochrome P450 4C1-like isoform X2, whose translation MELGRAYAKKYNGIYSIWIFPYSAVIVYNPDDIETLMSNMKYADKSIAYKFLEPWLREGLLTSNGAKWQERRKILTPAFHFNILKQYSEIIQENCDRFVENLQKRAGKPIDVLPAFSEFTLNSICETAMGTQLNKDTTGTAKSYKKALYDIGFLMFSRFVRVYLYPDFIFYLTPWGRQQRKHLKTIHSFTENVIEQRKQYVKKNGVTFDTLVDDNDFYVYKKKKKTAMLDLLISAEKEGLIDKTGIQEEVDTFMFEGHDTTASGLTFCLMRIANHSKIQEKIRDEITEVFGDSKDSIKMEDMNKLKYTECVIKESLRMYPPVHFISRNINEDTILSNYTVPAGTLCHIPIFDLHYREDIYKNPHEFDPDRFLPENSVGRHPYGYIPFSAGLRNCIGQKFAMMEMKIAITKILQEFILEPVTRPEDIRFVADLVLRNNGPVLVNFIKRQP comes from the exons ACGCTAATGTCAAATATGAAATACGCAGATAAAAGTATTGCGTATAAATTTTTGGAACCTTGGTTGCGAGAAGGATTGCTCACTAGCAATG GTGCTAAATGGCAGGAACGGAGGAAGATTCTTACACCAGCTTTTCATTTTAACATATTGAAGCAATATAGCGAAATCATACAAGAAAACTGCGATCGGTTTGTAGAAAACCTACAGAAAAGAGCCGGGAAACCCATCGATGTCCTTCCTGCATTCTCAGAGTTCACCCTTAACTCAATCTGTG AGACCGCGATGGGAACTCAGCTGAACAAAGACACAACGGGCACGGCAAAGTCGTACAAAAAAGCGCTATACGATATAGGATTCTTAATGTTTAGCAGATTCGTAAGAGTCTATTTGTATCCTGACTTCATATTTTACTTAACACCATGGGGTAGACAACAAaggaaacatttaaaaacaatccACAGTTTCACCGAGAATGTCATAGAACAAAGAAAGCAATATGTTAAGAAAAATGGCGTTACATTCGACACACTGGTCGACGATAATGATTTCTACgtgtacaaaaagaaaaagaaaactgCGATGCTAGACTTACTCATATCTGCAGAAAAAGAAGGACTTATAGATAAAACTGGTATTCAGGAAGAAGTCGACACATTCATGTTTGAA ggaCATGATACTACTGCCAGTGGGTTGACGTTTTGTCTCATGAGAATTGCAAATCACAGTAAAATTCAG GAAAAGATCCGGGACGAAATAACAGAGGTATTTGGCGATTCTAAGGATTCTATTAAAATGGAAGACATGAACAAACTGAAATACACGGAGTGTGTTATCAAAGAATCGCTGCGCATGTACCCACCAGTGCATTTTATAAGTCGCAACATAAACGAGGACACGATTTTAA gtaacTACACAGTGCCAGCAGGAACTCTTTGCCATATTCCCATTTTTGACCTTCATTATCGAGAGGACATTTACAAGAACCCACATGAGTTTGATCCTGACAGGTTTCTACCAGAGAACAGCGTGGGTCGTCATCCTTACGGTTACATTCCATTCAGCGCTGGTCTCAGGAACTGCATTG GTCAAAAGTTCGCCATGATGGAAATGAAGATAGctataacaaaaatactacAAGAGTTTATTCTGGAGCCAGTCACTCGTCCCGAAGACATTCGCTTTGTTGCTGACCTAGTTCTCCGTAATAATGGACCTGTGCTTGTGAATTTTATCAAAAGACAACCctga